A window of Mycoplasmopsis equigenitalium genomic DNA:
CAAATTAAAGAAGTTTTTGATTTAATGACAATTGAAGAAGCTAAAAAAGTTATTAAAGACTTTATTTCATTCTTTAATCAACAAGACCGTGGACTTAAGGTTGTTAATTTTAACGACGTTTATAAACTTGCGACTCGTGAAACTGTTCGGGAAGCAGTTGAAAAACTTGTTTCGATTAAAAGACGAGGAAAACTTACTGCCGGAATGATGGAAGTTGTAGGGATTGTTGCTTACAAACAACCAATTACTCGGGGCGGAATTAGTAAAATTCGTGGGGTTGACTCAAACAGTTTGGTACAATCGTTAATTGATAAAAAACTAATTGAAGAAGTTGGTAAATCACCAACACCTGGAACGCCGGCATTATTTGGTGTAACTAATAAGTTTTACGATTATTTTAAACTTAAAACATTGTCGGAATTACCTAAATTAGCAGAATTTGAATTTGATGATAATCCTGAAGCAAATGAAGGCATTGATTTATTTAGTTCGCAACGTCATGACCAATAAAAAAACGCAAGACGCGTTTTTTATTTTCAAACTTCGTATTTACCTTTGTGAATTAATCTATAATTGTAGTTTTCTTGATCAAGAAAATTTTCTAACGCGGTGCTTAAAGCACCTGTTCCGTGACCTGTAATAAAGATGGCACCATTAAGGCCAATTAGTTTTGTTGCGACAAAACTAATCATTTCATCAATATACATTCCGTGTAAATCATATTCTGGTAAACCAAAGTTGTATTCGGCGGTAATGTTGGGTTCGTAATAACT
This region includes:
- a CDS encoding Smr/MutS family protein produces the protein MSKRKIKKSSYYEPNITAEYNFGLPEYDLHGMYIDEMISFVATKLIGLNGAIFITGHGTGALSTALENFLDQENYNYRLIHKGKYEVWK
- the scpB gene encoding SMC-Scp complex subunit ScpB, translated to MRNKIIEALLYIQGDQGLSLEQIKEVFDLMTIEEAKKVIKDFISFFNQQDRGLKVVNFNDVYKLATRETVREAVEKLVSIKRRGKLTAGMMEVVGIVAYKQPITRGGISKIRGVDSNSLVQSLIDKKLIEEVGKSPTPGTPALFGVTNKFYDYFKLKTLSELPKLAEFEFDDNPEANEGIDLFSSQRHDQ